A stretch of Cyanobacterium sp. HL-69 DNA encodes these proteins:
- the rpsA-2 gene encoding small subunit ribosomal protein S1, producing the protein MTANSNPSQGQNTTDFSMDDFAKALEQEQYDYHFNKGEVVKGKVFQHDSSGVYVDIGGKSPGFVPLSEAAWQSFSDVSEVLPLDQEFEFLIIKEQDSEGQVKLSRRQLYIDQAWDNLTEIQEKGKLVQVLVTGVNRGGVTGQIDGLRAFIPKSHLIEKENFDDLMDQTLPANVLQLDRAQNKIVLSQRNIAKSSAMAQLQENEVVQGKVVKLQPYGVFVDFGGVAGLLHVKQISGGHIDSVSHIFKVGDEVKVVVMEIDTVKNRISLSTKVLETYPGEFLEKRELVMENAEERWTNHQAKKEES; encoded by the coding sequence ATGACCGCTAATTCTAATCCCTCTCAAGGGCAAAACACCACTGATTTCTCTATGGATGACTTCGCTAAAGCCTTAGAGCAAGAACAATACGACTATCATTTTAATAAGGGAGAAGTGGTAAAGGGAAAAGTATTTCAACATGATTCTAGTGGTGTTTATGTAGATATTGGCGGTAAATCTCCTGGTTTTGTGCCTCTTAGTGAAGCTGCATGGCAATCTTTTAGTGATGTAAGTGAAGTTTTACCCCTAGATCAAGAGTTTGAGTTTTTAATTATAAAGGAACAGGATTCGGAAGGACAAGTAAAGTTGTCTCGTCGTCAATTATATATTGATCAGGCTTGGGATAATTTAACGGAAATTCAAGAAAAAGGAAAATTAGTCCAAGTATTAGTTACTGGGGTAAATCGTGGGGGAGTAACGGGGCAAATTGACGGTTTACGGGCTTTTATCCCTAAATCTCATTTAATCGAGAAGGAAAATTTTGATGATTTGATGGATCAAACTCTTCCTGCTAATGTTTTACAGTTGGATAGGGCGCAAAATAAGATTGTTTTGAGTCAAAGAAATATCGCAAAATCTTCGGCCATGGCTCAGTTACAGGAAAATGAAGTGGTACAGGGTAAGGTTGTTAAACTTCAGCCCTATGGTGTATTTGTCGATTTTGGTGGTGTGGCAGGATTGTTACACGTCAAACAAATTAGTGGCGGACACATTGACTCGGTTAGTCATATTTTTAAGGTGGGAGATGAGGTTAAGGTAGTGGTAATGGAAATTGATACTGTGAAAAATCGTATTTCTCTTTCTACGAAGGTTTTGGAAACTTATCCAGGGGAATTTTTAGAAAAGCGTGAGTTGGTGATGGAAAATGCTGAGGAAAGATGGACAAATCATCAGGCTAAAAAAGAGGAATCATAA
- the psaK gene encoding photosystem I reaction center subunit PsaK → MFQFTSIIATAIPSTIEWNSNVALTMIVCNIVAIAIGKFTIKYPSAGPQLPSPALFGGMGFPALLATTSLGHLIGVGVILGLANLGAL, encoded by the coding sequence ATGTTTCAATTTACTTCTATCATTGCCACTGCAATTCCTAGCACCATTGAGTGGAATTCTAATGTTGCTCTTACCATGATTGTTTGCAATATTGTTGCGATCGCCATTGGTAAATTCACCATCAAATATCCTAGTGCAGGCCCTCAGTTACCTTCTCCTGCCCTTTTTGGTGGCATGGGTTTCCCCGCTCTACTAGCTACCACTAGCCTCGGTCATCTTATTGGTGTAGGGGTAATCTTAGGATTAGCAAACCTCGGTGCATTATAA
- a CDS encoding ABC-type multiple sugar uptake system substrate-binding component — MKIKNNFITFITVLILLVPLLTGCQNSMEGTSADGVTRITFWHGINPPENREIFNELLAQFNENNPNIEVQGLYVGQPDEQLPKIIASVVGNQPPDVLWYVPQLTGKLVDLGAIKPLTEWFDGSTLKEEIEPAMLSTMRLGNEIWSVPFATNNTAMFYRPSLFEEAGITELPSTWDEFVTVAGQLTKGNEQHGVLLSSGKGEFTVFVWLPFIYGADGFIVENDQPNLINEGTQKALSLGAELVNSNYAILSAPDRGYELDDFISGRVAMQITGPWTLAQLKQSGIDYGVFPLPVVDKPATVLGGESLFVFKTNPEREEASLRFLEYILGKEFQQQWALKTGYLPINRLVKDSAEYQQFVAENPVLEVFLEQMDNAYTRPILSDYPTISENLGRAIESTLLGQKSAEDALGESQKRINLSVGN; from the coding sequence GTGAAAATTAAAAATAATTTTATTACTTTTATAACAGTTTTAATTTTACTAGTTCCTTTGTTGACAGGTTGTCAAAATTCTATGGAGGGAACTTCTGCTGATGGTGTTACTAGAATTACTTTTTGGCATGGTATTAACCCCCCTGAAAATAGAGAAATTTTTAATGAATTATTAGCCCAATTTAATGAAAATAATCCTAATATAGAAGTGCAGGGATTGTATGTGGGGCAACCTGATGAACAGTTGCCAAAAATTATTGCTTCAGTGGTGGGAAATCAGCCCCCTGATGTGCTGTGGTATGTTCCCCAGTTGACGGGAAAATTGGTAGATTTAGGGGCTATTAAGCCTTTGACAGAATGGTTTGATGGTTCTACCTTAAAGGAGGAAATTGAACCTGCGATGCTTTCTACCATGAGGCTAGGGAATGAAATTTGGTCCGTACCTTTTGCTACTAATAACACGGCGATGTTTTATCGTCCTAGTTTGTTTGAGGAGGCTGGAATTACTGAGTTGCCTTCTACTTGGGATGAGTTTGTGACAGTTGCAGGACAATTGACGAAGGGTAATGAGCAACATGGGGTGTTACTCTCTTCGGGGAAGGGGGAGTTTACGGTGTTTGTGTGGTTGCCTTTTATTTATGGGGCTGATGGCTTTATTGTGGAAAATGATCAGCCTAATTTGATTAATGAGGGGACACAAAAGGCGTTAAGTTTGGGGGCGGAGTTGGTTAATAGTAATTATGCAATATTATCAGCGCCCGATCGCGGTTATGAGTTAGATGATTTTATTAGTGGTAGGGTAGCGATGCAAATTACTGGGCCTTGGACTCTGGCACAGTTGAAACAAAGTGGCATTGATTATGGTGTTTTTCCTTTGCCTGTGGTTGATAAACCTGCGACGGTATTAGGGGGAGAAAGTTTGTTTGTGTTTAAGACTAATCCTGAGAGGGAGGAGGCTTCTTTACGATTTTTGGAGTATATTTTGGGGAAGGAGTTTCAGCAACAATGGGCTTTAAAAACGGGTTATTTGCCTATTAATCGGTTAGTGAAGGACAGTGCCGAATATCAGCAGTTTGTGGCGGAAAATCCTGTGTTGGAGGTGTTTTTGGAGCAGATGGACAATGCTTATACTCGTCCTATTCTCTCTGATTATCCTACCATTTCAGAAAATTTGGGAAGGGCGATCGAATCTACTCTTTTGGGGCAAAAGTCTGCGGAGGATGCCCTCGGGGAGTCTCAGAAACGAATTAATTTATCGGTAGGAAATTAA
- a CDS encoding CBP family porin, giving the protein MSKKSGCFSLKSVANYKVIIALTTLISTNPAHAQINVMDIDNQESMGQVTSVNQLSDVSPTDWAYEALRSLVERYGCIVGYPDRTFRGNRALSRYEFAAGLNACMQSIERLIGTGGVGEEDIAALRRLIAEFETELATLGARVDNLEGRVAFLEDNQFSTTTKLAGEVAFTLADAFGGDVTNPLTGVREDFNAQATLTSRVRLQMSTSFTGNDVLFTRLTAGNLGNSFGSQTFTDEGRFAYDGQADNNVTLDRLHYYFSLTPKTRVFTMASLGGHHFYADTFNSGLEAGGGAGGALSRFGERNPIYRLGLGGQGIGLRQQLGDKFELSAGYLARGGNNPADGRGLFDGNYSAMGQLVFKPSNRFKLGFTYIKGYDPNGAGSAFNFGGTGTRFGNLQGLGLNGIPVSSDSYGIQGQLDISPKFSLRAWGGYTDAQLQSTGSAEIWNYAVALAFPDLGKEGSLGAIIVGAEPHLTGLTLGGVNQTFSNDTPWHIEVSYKYPINNRISLTPGLIVLTAPNQDSGANDPVYIGTLRTTFTF; this is encoded by the coding sequence ATGTCCAAAAAATCGGGTTGTTTTTCATTAAAGAGTGTAGCAAATTATAAAGTAATAATTGCCCTTACCACCCTAATAAGCACTAACCCTGCCCATGCACAAATTAATGTCATGGATATTGACAATCAAGAATCCATGGGGCAAGTTACCTCAGTAAACCAACTGAGCGACGTATCTCCCACCGACTGGGCTTACGAAGCCCTAAGAAGTCTCGTAGAGCGTTACGGTTGTATTGTCGGTTATCCCGATCGCACATTCAGGGGAAATAGAGCGTTAAGCCGTTATGAATTTGCGGCGGGTTTAAATGCCTGTATGCAATCCATCGAACGCTTAATCGGCACAGGAGGAGTAGGAGAAGAAGATATTGCAGCCCTCAGAAGACTAATTGCCGAATTTGAAACCGAACTCGCCACCCTCGGTGCCAGAGTTGATAACCTAGAGGGTAGGGTAGCCTTCTTAGAAGATAATCAATTTTCCACCACAACAAAATTAGCTGGAGAAGTTGCCTTCACCCTCGCTGATGCCTTTGGAGGAGATGTTACGAACCCCCTCACAGGAGTCAGGGAAGACTTTAACGCCCAAGCCACCCTCACCTCCAGAGTAAGGCTACAAATGTCCACCAGTTTTACTGGTAACGATGTTTTATTCACTCGTCTAACTGCAGGTAATCTGGGTAACTCCTTTGGCTCTCAAACCTTTACCGATGAAGGGCGATTTGCCTATGATGGACAAGCAGACAATAATGTAACCTTAGACCGTCTTCACTACTACTTCTCCCTGACTCCCAAAACAAGGGTATTTACCATGGCCAGTTTAGGAGGACACCATTTCTATGCTGATACATTCAACTCTGGACTAGAAGCAGGAGGAGGTGCAGGAGGTGCATTATCTCGATTTGGAGAAAGAAATCCTATATACCGTCTAGGTTTGGGGGGACAAGGTATCGGATTAAGACAGCAATTGGGGGATAAATTTGAGCTTTCTGCTGGTTATTTGGCAAGGGGTGGCAATAATCCTGCTGACGGCAGAGGCTTATTCGATGGTAACTATTCTGCCATGGGGCAATTAGTCTTTAAACCTAGTAACCGATTTAAACTTGGCTTTACTTACATTAAAGGTTATGATCCAAACGGTGCAGGTTCAGCTTTTAACTTTGGTGGCACAGGTACCAGATTTGGTAATTTACAAGGATTGGGACTAAATGGAATCCCTGTTTCTAGCGACTCCTATGGTATTCAAGGTCAATTAGATATTAGCCCTAAATTTAGCCTTCGTGCTTGGGGCGGTTATACGGATGCTCAACTTCAAAGCACTGGTAGTGCAGAAATTTGGAATTATGCCGTAGCTCTGGCGTTCCCTGACTTAGGAAAAGAAGGTAGTCTCGGCGCTATTATCGTGGGTGCGGAACCCCATTTAACGGGGTTAACTTTAGGTGGAGTTAATCAAACTTTTTCTAACGATACTCCTTGGCACATCGAAGTATCTTACAAGTATCCTATTAACAATCGTATTAGTCTCACCCCTGGATTGATCGTATTAACAGCACCTAATCAGGATAGTGGTGCAAATGATCCAGTTTATATCGGCACTTTGAGAACTACTTTTACTTTCTAA
- a CDS encoding dolichol-phosphate mannosyltransferase, protein MNNPLPHEQNLLRDNSKLLPVPSGLLKVDSLESAPQDYLCLREKLYNIASTSTYRVWFSLILPTYQEGENIEGIVSKICHVLDGVIPSHYELIIVDDDSPDRTWEKALKLTKDYPPLRVMRRQNERSLSTAVIRGWQGARGEILGVIDADLQHPPDILLELLGRICDGADLAVASRHTKNGGVSDWSFFRRCLSRGAQIMGLLILPNTIGRISDPMSGYFVLQRKAIAHCTLAPVGYKILIEVVARGYFRNIAEVGYVFQERVEGQSKVTWKQYRDYIHHLLRLRLALWPFSRFIRFGMVGFTGVFVDMTILYLLSGPSTMQWNLTLSKIIAAEFAIINNFIWNDRWTFKDFSQFGQGKLHTLKRLLKFNLICLAGLFINVVILNLIVNFIFPNPYIANLSAIALTTFWNFWLNYKLNWGNSTKTN, encoded by the coding sequence ATGAATAATCCTTTGCCCCATGAGCAAAACTTGTTAAGAGATAATAGTAAATTATTACCTGTGCCATCAGGTTTGTTAAAAGTTGATTCTTTAGAATCAGCGCCCCAGGATTATTTATGTTTGCGAGAAAAACTTTATAACATTGCTTCGACTTCTACTTATAGAGTTTGGTTTTCCCTTATATTACCCACCTACCAAGAAGGGGAAAACATTGAGGGAATTGTTAGTAAAATTTGTCATGTCCTTGATGGGGTTATTCCTTCCCATTATGAATTGATTATAGTGGATGATGACAGCCCCGATCGCACTTGGGAAAAAGCATTAAAATTAACCAAGGATTATCCTCCATTGCGGGTAATGCGTCGTCAAAATGAGCGCTCGTTATCTACGGCAGTAATCAGAGGATGGCAAGGGGCAAGGGGAGAAATTTTGGGAGTAATAGATGCAGATTTACAACACCCTCCCGATATTTTATTAGAACTTTTGGGGCGTATCTGTGATGGGGCTGATTTAGCCGTGGCAAGTCGTCACACTAAAAATGGTGGGGTGAGTGATTGGAGTTTTTTCCGTCGTTGTTTGTCTAGGGGCGCTCAAATTATGGGCTTATTGATTTTACCCAATACCATCGGCAGAATATCTGATCCCATGAGTGGTTATTTTGTACTACAAAGAAAGGCGATCGCCCATTGTACCTTAGCTCCTGTGGGCTATAAAATTTTAATAGAAGTAGTAGCCAGAGGTTATTTTCGTAATATTGCCGAAGTGGGCTATGTTTTCCAAGAAAGAGTCGAAGGGCAAAGCAAAGTTACTTGGAAACAATATCGAGACTATATCCATCACCTATTGCGATTGAGACTCGCTTTATGGCCATTTAGTCGTTTTATTCGCTTTGGTATGGTTGGCTTTACGGGGGTATTTGTAGATATGACCATATTATATCTTCTCAGTGGCCCCAGCACCATGCAATGGAATTTAACCCTCAGTAAAATTATTGCGGCTGAATTTGCCATCATTAATAATTTTATCTGGAATGACCGTTGGACATTCAAAGATTTTTCTCAATTTGGGCAAGGGAAACTTCACACCCTTAAAAGATTGCTTAAATTTAATCTTATCTGTTTAGCTGGGTTATTTATTAACGTTGTTATTCTTAATCTTATTGTTAACTTTATCTTTCCTAACCCCTACATTGCCAATTTAAGTGCGATCGCCCTTACCACCTTTTGGAATTTTTGGCTAAACTACAAACTAAACTGGGGAAATAGCACTAAAACTAATTAG
- a CDS encoding GCN5-related N-acetyltransferase translates to MNTSTLPKSSLKIRGVQYRDLGAIASLLQERLSLENNYRFASLLKQVQKYQSCYGLLQMAKMLPSSWNRDFYVYVAEKDGQIQGLIQVAPFNQNRSTWKVELVIINYNTSLSHLLIGNCSIGSQLLRYCFEKIWEARTWILEVNINEKSTLGLYRENGFQPLAQITNWECNAEILAKLAEKEPSLPNLLPVSNADSRLLYQLDCVSLPPTIRQVFDLHLEDFKTGFFTYVSKTIKSFWSQEETIRAYVFEPQRKAAIGYFKLIVSQNGAKPHEADLTVHPAYTWLYPKLLTQMAAVIQKFPPQSLLLSSGDYQPEREEYLEKIGAQRMEQNLLMSRSVWHKLREAKPLESLNLQEVLQGLKPSRPAIPTHWQPSPIENPIYPSSPLHHQNDEQKKREK, encoded by the coding sequence ATGAATACATCTACATTACCAAAATCTAGTTTAAAGATTCGAGGGGTACAATATCGAGATTTAGGGGCGATCGCCTCTTTGCTCCAAGAAAGATTATCATTAGAAAATAACTATCGTTTTGCTTCTCTTTTGAAACAGGTACAAAAGTACCAAAGCTGTTACGGTTTATTGCAGATGGCAAAAATGTTGCCCTCTAGTTGGAATCGAGATTTTTATGTGTATGTAGCGGAAAAAGATGGACAGATTCAAGGGTTAATTCAAGTTGCCCCTTTTAACCAAAATCGCAGTACATGGAAAGTTGAGCTAGTAATAATTAATTACAACACTTCATTGAGCCATTTACTAATCGGTAATTGTAGCATTGGCTCTCAATTATTGCGTTACTGTTTTGAGAAAATTTGGGAAGCCAGAACATGGATACTAGAAGTAAATATAAATGAAAAAAGTACCCTCGGATTGTATCGAGAAAATGGTTTTCAACCCCTAGCCCAAATTACTAATTGGGAATGTAATGCCGAAATTTTAGCAAAATTAGCAGAAAAAGAGCCTAGTTTACCTAATCTTTTACCTGTGAGTAATGCGGATTCTCGTTTACTATATCAGTTAGATTGTGTTTCTTTGCCTCCTACTATTCGGCAGGTTTTTGATTTGCATTTAGAGGATTTTAAAACGGGCTTTTTTACCTATGTATCGAAAACGATTAAGTCTTTTTGGAGTCAGGAAGAAACCATCAGGGCTTATGTATTTGAGCCTCAGAGAAAGGCTGCCATTGGCTATTTTAAGCTCATTGTGTCTCAAAATGGTGCTAAACCCCATGAAGCAGATTTAACGGTGCATCCTGCTTATACATGGTTGTATCCGAAACTTTTAACTCAGATGGCGGCGGTTATCCAGAAGTTTCCTCCTCAGTCTTTGTTGCTTTCTTCTGGGGATTATCAACCAGAAAGGGAGGAGTATTTGGAAAAAATTGGGGCGCAAAGAATGGAGCAAAATTTGCTCATGTCTCGCTCGGTTTGGCACAAGTTAAGGGAGGCAAAGCCTTTGGAATCGTTAAATTTACAGGAAGTTTTACAAGGATTGAAGCCTTCTCGCCCTGCTATTCCTACCCATTGGCAACCTTCCCCCATTGAAAATCCTATTTATCCTTCTTCTCCTTTACATCATCAAAATGATGAACAAAAAAAGCGGGAAAAGTAA